Genomic DNA from Corylus avellana chromosome ca4, CavTom2PMs-1.0:
aactttaaaatttctccTCTTTCGCGAGcacacattttttgaaaaaaaaaaatgatgggtGGCTGCCGGTTCCAAATTGGTAGCCACCCTTGAGGGAGGGGGTGGCCTTTCAAGGGCagatctggggtggctcgcgggccATCTGTGAGGCCTTTgggccacccccacccccaacgAGGCGTGGCTGCTggtctctatttttttttaatttattttatttataaaaaaaaattaattaatttatatatatatatatatgggatttttttaaaaaaagattaaggaCATTTAAAGTACAAAACGTCCCATTTTAAAAGGGGACATGGGACCAGTAACACATCCCCTTATAGAAGAGAACGTGTATTGTTCACACATTCCCTTTTTAAAAAGGACGTGTTAGTGAAAATGTCTCCTTCTAGGGacatttttactatttaaaCGTTCCTAATTTAATTCTAGTCACTTCGTTTAGAACATTTGTAAAATGTCATTATTTGAGCGTCTCTAAGTTTTTTTGTCGTGCCAGCAAAAAAATAGGGCTATAATTGAGGTGAGGTGAGCATGTTCAAACTCGGCTTGGCAAATTTGCAATGAATTCAAGCTCAGCTTGAGCTCGGATTGTTTCTTTCTCAAGGGATTCGAACTCGGCTCGAATTTGATaagtatttataaaataaatgagcaggatctcttttttttttctttttctttttaatttttttttaaaatgcaattaaacaaGGCCAAAATGTATAcacaaattaaaattcaatctaatagcaaatttcaaaacttttttttaccAGTCAAATCAAAATTGATAACAAATTTCATTCATCGTTGAACATTTTTTTGCAGAAACTAACTTTAAACTAATTGATAGATTTGAAAATCTTATAAAAGTACAACTATAAATAAACATAAGGGAAATTCTAGGTGTTGTTCTAGTGTTTTTCTGGTGTCCTCCAAACtgtgatatggcttttaaaatcaccaatagattaaaagtcaataataataatctcaaattcaacgtgattttaaaagccgtatcacagttgggaggacacaaGAAGAACACTAGAAGAGCACCTAGCATTGCCTTATAATGTGAAAAATACAAAGCAGTCCAGGCAAATAGGCTAGCTAATCTCACCATTCATAAAGTCACAACTTACAacccatcatatatatatatatagccgaaACCCTTCCAAGAAGTGCCTTAAAATTGCACATGTGGTGTAAACTTTTGAAGGCTAAACCGGGTTTTTAAGGCATAAATtttgaaccaattttttaagagtgaaccggtcattaaattagcttaattaagagtatttaattatatttcaataatttttcttatatgtgatttcattaagttcGAAAATTTAATGTACtatattattttctcaaaatttattactctacaaaactatataaagacaacttttaaaatttaaaaacatacaaCATTCAACCATACAAGTCATAAGAAATATATTTCTTAGAAGCCGTCTCTCGGTCCTTCTCAGAAAACAGTTTTGAGAGGAGGAGAGAGCATATCTGCTCCCTCCCCCTCTCTCCTTCCCTTTCTACTCCCCACTCCTACGTACCCTCTCCCTCCTCTTCtggttttttttgtatttttttttaattttgtaggtGTTCTCCAACCAAATCAGCCCTTGATTTTATTAGGAATATTTCTGGCAATGAATGGGATGTCAACACTGCAGCTTGGCTTTGAAAAAAGCTTCAAAGCCAAAATCACGCACATGCCCCTTCTCTATTTCGATTTCATCCAAGACCTTGgaaattttctttccaatatcACTGACCACCACTTTAGACCCTTTGCTCAGTATGGCCCATCCACTTTCATTCTTGAAGGAAAGCAACTTTTCGATTTCTCGTACTACAGTGTCCTGGTTGGTCTCTTTGTTAGTCTTGGCGGAAACGAAAaggctttctatttttttccagaaatgcCCTCGGTCATTCACCCCTTTCTTACCCTTTTCTAAGCAAAGAAAATTTATGGAAAGATTTGACTCCTTATTATTTGCTAGGGAAGTTGCTTTCTTGCCAAATTGTTGGATCCACTCCATGCTCTTGCCTCCatagaagaaaacatacttcTCCTCTTTGATCTGAATGTACAAGATATGTCAAACCTCAAGTTTCATTTGAATGCACATTATGAATTTTGTAATGAGAAAGTGTGTGCATGTAAATGTATTTATGAATGtatatgcatttaaatttttttaaaaatgactttaCCCATTCTTGCAAATTTGGATGATCAATTCCAACCACTATATCTCCGAACCAATTCGATTCCTTCACCACAGACTGTTCTTCAAACTTTTTAGTGAAAGGGAAGGCCTTCATTCCCCACGCTCGAATCATGTGGAGTGCATTCGTGTGCTCCACCTGCCCTTGTGGGTTCATCACCACGAGAATAGGCTGATTCTCGAATTTCCACTCCTCCTTAATAAACCTTATTCCTACTATCGGTTCAGTACTTTGCACTATGTACCACGACATCTTAGACTGCAATGCCTCAAACTTCTTTTCCAGCTCATTGGTCCACTTCTCCACAATTGGGATCCATAGAATTTTATATTGATCTTTCTTCCTTATTCCATCATCGATTGGCTTTAGAATCGAGATGTCATCGGTGGAGATGTCCAGGCTGGAAAAGAACAATAGAACATTATTGTTTCTCAGGACCTCAATGCTAACCTGTTAGTGCAGCACGATTAagaaaattaactattagatatatttttctttagatCATGAATTAccataaaattcaaatattgCATTCAATTCGATGGGGTGGAAGTGGGGTTGGTAACCATCAAACCATGACTATAGTCAAGTATACATTGACGAATGCAAATCTTTCGAACAAGCATGGAAAAGAGAAGACCCAGCCAATTTTCCGTCTTAATCTTTATTGAAGCAATTTTATATGTTCAAAAATTGAGAaagcttttttaaaaagtatgcTAATAGAGCTGACCCGTTTTTTTGTAGAACCATCAAAAATTTCCTGCAAATTATCCTTGGCAAAAATCAACTCCTTCAAAACCTCCATGATTTCGGTATGTGTTAGGATGCTTTTCTTCCGTTGCCTATAAGTTTTCAGTTGCTCTGCGGTCAAGAAAGAAACAATTTCTCAGTATTGTTGCCTATTTTAagtcattataatttatattggATGTGCTCCTTATGAATAAAAATTCACCTATTTGTTCATAGCAAGTTTTTATCCGAATCTTTAGAAAGTTTAGGGTGGAGTTGATTTTTTCGGCAAAGGGTGATAATTCTTGTGTCTTCTCCCTGAAATCAAGCAACCACGAGCATTTGCATGAGATTCAACAGACAAAAATATTATGTGTTCAACTATTTTATTCTACCAACACATTTATATAGAAGGCCTATAAATTAGCCaagaaacaaatatattatGTGTTCAACTTACTCATGACTGGTAATACAACAAATCTGAGTCGTGCAAGCTATAATAGTTATGGTAGCCCAGAAGACATCCACTGAGATATGGCCCCTGGCAGATGATAATGCTGGTACATCTTTTGTATCATAGATAGATAGCCTCTTGAACTCAAAGATGGACTCAATGACTTCCAATGTGACTTTGATCACCTTGTTAAGTTCATCAATCGAgttcttgtattttttaagGCCTTCTGGTACTTGTTTCAAGATTCCCACTGATTTGGCGAGTTGGTCCGATGATTGGGCAAGGAGCCAAAAATTCCCGTACTCAAAAGAAAAAGCAGCAAGTGTTATCACAACCTTGGCATCCCATGAATAGCTTGAAAGTTTAGTAAGTATTGATTTCGTTGTTTTGTACGCAATTCCCTCACATGGTGCCTTGCATGCCATCTGATATTGCACATATATTTGTATTACGTAAAATGCAAATATACGTAAAATGCATGCCATCTGATATTGCACATATATTTGTATGACGTAAAATGCTAATGTAACTATAAAATGATCACATTCATCTTATTCCTAATTTatgcaacaaccaaaaaaaaagaaaaaaaagatcgATATTGGGGGAAAATGATATTTGTTATTACCTCGGCAAAAAGTTGATTGATTGTGCATAGTGGGGGCTTGAAGTTGGCTTTGGGTACCTTTTCCTCCAAGTTCTCTTGGTGTGACTGAGAACCCTATAATATACAAGtgataaaaaattatgagttcGAAAAATCAAAGATCGACCATATGTAgaaatttaaccaaaataaaaaaataaaaataacataaaataaaataaaaagaacttcATGCATTCCCATGTACTTGTTCTTATCTAGAATAAAAATTGCTAAATCTGAATGCTCATCTCTTTGCCATTGTCAGGAGGACAAGGCTGATCATGAGGTTTATTTATCTAGAAAATGTTACGAAAATAgtgaatcaaaaaaaaaaaacactaggacggaaagaaaaaaacatctTATAGTGATAGAAACATATATACCTTAAGAACCTTATCAGCAATATGGGTGGCTCGTTTAAGAATGTTTCCTGCTATGATGAAAAGAGATTCGGAGTCAAAGGTTTCATCATCATGGACATGAGTTGCACAAATTTCATTCATGATCTTGTCGTCACACATGCTAAACGGGCTCGTTTGGAATGTGGTTGCCATAGGgttgagtaatattatattgAAACTCTTAGCTTCGtcggggaagaagaaaaggaagttgGCTTGTGTTGCTGCAATGGGGTATCCTGCCCTATTTATAGCCATCAGAGCTAGCTGGTATGCTTTCCCAATTTCACAACCTTATTACTATCAGAGTGTCCCACGTGTTAAAAATAATCTTAATGTTAACTATGTGTATACAAGTTCTTGAGCATACTCTCCTTGTAAACTAATTTTTAAGAGTAAGCTCTACTCaaggtttgtatcatttaatattAGAGTTAAACATTAAGTCAAGTTTAAGTTACGGAGGGGGCGACCTATaagttaaattaaaatattgataggTGAGTCGAgtagacaaaaaacaaaaaggctaGCTACAATCATATCTGTAACAATCTCAtatcatatagcggaaaaactgtaattatcaatacaaaaatactgttaaaatacttttctttatacaaaaatacccaaagctatgtcgtacaaggcatttatacaaatctatccgacagtctaaattctagacaaaacttaaccaacttggaatctctgtacatctcaatatgaatctctaatcacaactgcataattaccttgattttccattcctgcaagcactacaaaaaactgtgaagtagtgagtcaattgatttccgataatataaatcattgttggatcatatatagcaaaatgctagacaagttataaaaccacaaaaatccgtattattggatatcaatatcatactcagtaagtaagaatacttacagtggattacatgaatggatcatcaaaggtaattacttgaaacccgttctgctgcagttggtccatacccataacaatcccttcactgactttctctctctctctctcgcctaaactctctttcttcctcttcagctctctgtcttaaatttcccatctcactctcggtttctcttgtgttttttctttcttgtagcgcttggtctcgccctttctctctctgttctgagtaaacactcttagaaagaagaaagaccgagtaaaaagcggaagaaggaagaatatatgcaagagatgggagaggagatgagttgtgaaaattgtgaaggagaagagctctatttataggagaaaatcaaatactattccaccaaccctacactattccaccaaccctttactatttcaccaaccctatactattccaccaaccctacactattccaccaaccctttactatttcaccaaccctatactattccaccaaccctacactattccaccaaccctatactattctaccaaccctatactattttaccaaccctatactattctaccttcttattctaccatccttatacctaccatttactatcctattatatcaccaattattacaatcatactccaaattataccaatcaatcatcaattatcatatctcttaaatctcccaataaaataatcaatataaaatcatcatcatgatataataacctcaaatcaatattcattccaataatattcataagatctaataagttcctcaagaataaatattattacctactatcatcaataaatatctcaacctcaaagtaaatgccattacctaatatgaatattaatataatcatagcatcaatttaatatctctaaaataagactttaaaaatctgggttgctacaatcttccattcttattagaatttcgtcctcgaaattaacgcccataaattaccacctatctccaaattgagcaacccaaattaaaaacaaatcacacttgaatcataacttactcaagttactataaaaaaaatttaaattcaatctgttcataaataaatatcataacatattccatacccaggcgatgtgagactctacaagcactcttcttgggcaccagtgtcaccgttggcaatcctcagggaatttcttcattctcggcccttaacttttggcccttatacatttcattgtgtcttaactgacaccattataatatgacccacttttggcatcaccaacgagtgtccactagcgaccctcataggcttgtgcaaactcccaccatctcaggctgggtaatgttttgataccatttgtaacatcccaatatttctagcccagtttcacctagtaactaggcaatgtgagacttagcacccatgactatctctataaactacccactcaatgtgggcttcttctcatcttcccaatatgggcctcttaaactcctgacgtcctcgtcaggtccacgtcatgcagtgcttcaataccacatgacctggcgttactaggtggctttgataccattattgtaacaatctcatatcatatagcggaaaaactgtaattatcaatacaaaaaaaatactgttaaaatacttttctttatacaaaaatacccaaagctatgtcgtacaaggcatttatacaaatctatccgacagtctaaactgtagacaaaacttaaccaacttggaatctctgtacatctcaatatgaatctctaatcacaactgcataattaccttgattttccattcctgcaaacactacaaaaactgtgaagtagtgagtcaattgatttccgataatataaatcattgttgaatcatatatagcaaatgctagacaagttataaaaccacaaaaatccgtattattggatatcaatatcatactcagtaagtaagaatacttacagtggattacatgaatggatcatcaaaggtaattacttgaaacccgttctgctgcagttggtccatatccataacaatcccttcattgactttctctctctctctctctctctctcgcctaaactctctttcttcctcttcagctctctgtcttaaatttcccatctcactctcggtttctcttgtgtttttttctttcttgtagcgcttggtctcgccctttctctctctgttctgagtaaacactcttagaaagaagaaagaccgagtaaaacgcggaagaaggaagaatatatgcaagagatgggagaggagatgagtggtgaaaattctgaaggagaagagctctatttataggagaaaatcaaacactattctaccgtcaatttacaattataccatcattttactatttcaccaaccctatactattccaccaaccctatactatttcaccaaccctatactattctaccttcttgttctaccatccttatacctaccatttactatcctattatttcaccaattattacaatcatacttcaaattataccaatcaatcatcaattatcatatctcttaaatctcctaataaaataataaatataaaatcatcatcatgatataataacctcaaatcaatattcattccaataatattcataagatctaataaattcctcaagaataaatattattacctaatatcatcaataaatatctcaacctcaaagtaaatgccattacctaatatgaatattaatataatcatagcatcaatttaatatatctaaaataagactttaaaaatctggggtgctacaatcttccctccttattagaatttcgtcctcgaaattaaagcccataaattaccacctatcttcaaattgagcaacccaaattaaaaacaaatcatacttgaaccataacttactcaagttactataaaattttttttttttttttttttttcaatctgttcataaataaatatcataacatattccatacccaggcgatgtgagactctacaagcactcttcttgggcaccagtgtcatcgttggcaatcctcagggaatttcttcattctcggcccttaacttttggcccttatacatttcattgtgtcttaactgacaccattataatataacccacttttggcatcaccaacgtgtgtccactagcgaccctcataggcttgtgcaaaCTCCCAtcatctcaggctgggtaatgttttgataccatttgtaacatcccaatatttctagcccagtttcacctagtaactaggcaatgtgagacttagcacccatgactatctctataaactacccactcaatgtgggcttcttctcatcttcccaatatgggcctcttaaactcctgacgtcctcgtcaggtccacgtcatgcagtgcttcaataccacatgacctggcgttactaggtggctctgataccattattGTAACAATCTAATCTCATATatgcggaaaaactgtaattatcaatacaaaaaaaatactgttaaaatacttttctccaTTCATGAATACcaaaagctatgtcgtacaaggcatttatacagatctatccgacagtctaaactctagacaaaacttaaccaacttggaatctctgtacatctcaatatgaatctctaatcacaactgcataattaccttgattttccattcctgcaagcactacaaaaaaactgtgaagtagtgagtcaattgatttccgataatataaatcattgttgaatcatatatagcaaatgctagacaagttataaaaccacaaaaatccgtattattggatatcaatatcatactcagtaagtaagaatacttacagtggattacatgaatggatcatcaaaggtaattacttgaaacccgttctgctgcagttggtccatacccataacaatctcttcactgactttctctctctctctctctctctctctcgcctaaactctctttcttcctcttcagctctctgtcttaaatttcccatctcactctcgatttctcttgtgttctttctttcttgtagcgcttggtctcgccctttctctctctgttctgagtaaacactcttagaaagaagaaagNNNNNNNNNNNNNNNNNNNNNNNNNNNNNNNNNNNNNNNNNNNNNNNNNNNNNNNNNNNNNNNNNNNNNNNNNNNNNNNNNNNNNNNNNNNNNNNNNNNNttcataaataaatatcataacatatttcatacccaggcgatgtgagattctacaagcactcttcttgggcaccagtgtcaccgttggcaatcctcagggaatttcttcattttcggcccttaacttttggcccttatacatttcattgtgtcttaactgacaccattataatataacccacttttggcatcaccaacgtgtgtccactagcgaccctcataggcttgtgcaaactcccaccatctcaagctgggtaatgttttgataccatttgtaacatcccaatatttctagcccagtttcacctagtaactaggcaatgtgagacttagcacccatgactatctctataaactacccactcaatgtgggcttcttctcatcatgcagtgcttcaataccacatgacctggcgttactaggtggctctgataccattttttGTAACATTctaatctcatatagcggaaaaactgtaattatcaatacaaaaaaatactgttaaaaatacttttctccaTACATGAAATACCCAAAGcaatgtcgtacaaggcatttatacaaatctatccgacagtctaaactctagacaaaacttaaccaacttggaatctctgtacatctcaatatgaatctctaatcacaattgcataattaccttgattttccattcctgcaagcactacaaaaaaactgtgaagtagtgagtcaattgatttccgacaatataaatcattgttgaatcatatatagcaaaatgctagacaagttataaaaccaaaaaaatccgtattattggatatcaatatcatactcagtaagtagaatacttacagtggattacatgaatggatcatcaaaggtaattacttgaaacccgttctgctgcagttggtccatccttcactgactttctctctctctctctctctcgcctaaactctctttcttcctcttcagctttctgtcttaaatttcccatctcactctcggtttctcttgtgttctttctttcttgtagcgcttggtctcgccctttctctctctgttctaaGTAAACActtttagaaagaagaaagaccgagtaaaaagcggaagaagaaagaatatatgcaagagatgggagaggagatgagttgtgaaaattctgaaggagaagagctctatttataggagaaaatcaaatactatttcaccaaccctatactattccaccaaccctacactattccaccaaccctacactattccaccaaccctatactatttcaccaaccctatactattccaccaaccctatactatttctaccttccatttactatcctattatttcaccaattattacaatcatactccaaattataccaatcaatcatcaattatcatatctcttaaatctcccaataaaataatcaatataaaatcatcatcatgatataataacctcaaatcaatattcatttcaataatattcataagatctaataagttccttaagaataaatattattacctaatatcatcaataaatatctcaacctcaaagtaaatgccattacctaatatgaatattaatataatcatagcatcaatttaatatctNNNNNNNNNNNNNNNNNNNNNNNNNNNNNNNNNNNNNNNNNNNNNNNNNNNNNNNNNNNNNNNNNNNNNNNNNNNNNNNNNNNNNNNNNNNNNNNNNNNNGCCTTCCACATAGGGTGCAGCAAACCTTttaatttggattttatttagaattttccGTAAATGAAATGATCATGCACAGTACAGCACGTGAGTTAAAATTTGTAAGAACAATCA
This window encodes:
- the LOC132178257 gene encoding protein SIEVE ELEMENT OCCLUSION B-like, coding for MCDDKIMNEICATHVHDDETFDSESLFIIAGNILKRATHIADKVLKGSQSHQENLEEKVPKANFKPPLCTINQLFAEMACKAPCEGIAYKTTKSILTKLSSYSWDAKVVITLAAFSFEYGNFWLLAQSSDQLAKSVGILKQVPEGLKKYKNSIDELNKVIKVTLEVIESIFEFKRLSIYDTKDVPALSSARGHISVDVFWATITIIACTTQICCITSHEEKTQELSPFAEKINSTLNFLKIRIKTCYEQIEQLKTYRQRKKSILTHTEIMEVLKELIFAKDNLQEIFDGSTKKRVSIEVLRNNNVLLFFSSLDISTDDISILKPIDDGIRKKDQYKILWIPIVEKWTNELEKKFEALQSKMSWYIVQSTEPIVGIRFIKEEWKFENQPILVVMNPQGQVEHTNALHMIRAWGMKAFPFTKKFEEQSVVKESNWFGDIVVGIDHPNLQEWIKDEKYIFFYGGKVQQWIQLLTTRQTAIANDAGIKESRIRIESVCVGKGSKGEGNLDILARFWTGIESTFISKTHRKTEIDTMTLEIQKLLSYKNQSGWAVLTKGSNVVLSGQGTTMSKVVQEYEKWKGFVQHKGFELAIKEYHNKLVLNPVAHIYCSIEISNTSGRILENMKCPDCSRIMETYISFKCCHIDGSAKGGVLH